The proteins below come from a single Chrysoperla carnea chromosome 1, inChrCarn1.1, whole genome shotgun sequence genomic window:
- the LOC123299895 gene encoding probable tRNA(His) guanylyltransferase, producing MTIRKFQTKANFLIKRFFNTSKMANSKFEYVREFENEDKIMPNCWVVVRIDGKGFHKFSKLHNFDKPNDVRALELMNYAAIDVMNEFRDIVISFGQSDEYSFVFHKGALLYNRRHSKILTYVNSLFSSSYVFNWSQFFPSEKLQYPPSFDARIILYPSDENLKDYLSWRQADVHINNLYNTTFWNLILKGGLTNNEAEKRLSGTLSSDKNEILFSEFGINYNNESPMFRKGTILLRKKVKNPNNNGRYNCVIYPFFEDLIQNKFWKTHTEIFDYKSAVPTYDPTEKLPDIVEQQLRELDRKSQKT from the exons ATGACTATTcgaaagtttcaaacaaaagctaatttcttgataaaacgattttttaacaCATCAAAAATGGCCAATAGTAAATTTGAATATGTACGAGAATTCGAGAATGAAGATAAAATTATGCCGAATTGTTGGGTAGTCGTGAGAATTGATGGAAaaggttttcataaattttcaaaacttcacaatttcgataaaccaaATGATGTACGTGCACTAGAATTGATGAACTATGCAGCTATTGATGTGATGAACGAATTTCGAGATATTGTTATTAGTTTTGGACAAAGTGATGAATATTCTTTTGTATTTCATAAAGGTGCTCTTCTTTATAATCGAAGACAcagtaaaattttaacttatgtTAATAGTTTATTTAGTTCATCGTATGTTTTTAACTGGAGTCAATTTTTCCCATCTGAAAAACTACAGTATCCTCCATCATTTGATGCAAGAATCATCCTATATCCAtctgatgaaaatttaaaagattatttaagcTGGAGGCAAGCTGATgtccatataaataatttatataatactacattttggaatttgattttaaaaggtGGACTAACGAATAATGAG GCCGAAAAAAGATTAAGTGGTACATTATCATCGGataaaaacgaaatattattttctgaatttGGTATCAATTATAATAACGAATCGCCAATGTTTCGTAAAGGTACAATTTTACTacgaaaaaaggtaaaaaatccAAACAACAACGGACGATATAATTGTGTGATATATCCCTTCTTTGaagatttaatacaaaataaattttggaaaacgcatactgaaatatttgattataagAGTGCTGTTCCAACATACGATCCAACTGAAAAATTACCTGATATTGTTGAACAACAATTACGTGAACTTGATAGAAAAAGTCAGAAAACGTAA